The Castanea sativa cultivar Marrone di Chiusa Pesio chromosome 11, ASM4071231v1 genome contains a region encoding:
- the LOC142616045 gene encoding uncharacterized protein LOC142616045, with protein sequence MDLVKVSKQRLQVIRDDEWISLLTEVSSFCTTHDIPILNMDEIFVVSGRPRCNTQQNTNLHHYRVELFYTVTDMQLQELNNHFLEANTDLLLCMACLNPSNSFVAFDKEKLIRLAKFYPYNFLGTYILALDSQLQNYIFDMHGNDLFLEFQGVNELAEKLVNTGKHETYPLVYLLVKLALTLPIATATVERNFSTMKYIKNELRNRRASHLLQEPPTTITKLLTT encoded by the coding sequence ATGGATCTTGTTAAAGTGTCTAAGCAACGATTGCAAGTGATAAGAGATGATGAATGGATATCTTTATTGACTGAAGTGTCTTCATTCTGTACCACACATGATATTCCTATCttgaacatggatgaaatatttgtagttagtgGAAGGCCGCGATGCAACacccaacaaaatacaaatttacatcattatcgTGTTGAGTTATTCTACACAGTCACAGATATGCAACTTCAAGAGCTTAACAACCATTTTTTAGAGGCGAATACTGATTTGCTACTTTGTATGGCTTGCTTAAATCCAAGTAATTCATTTGTggcttttgataaggaaaagttGATACGTCTAGCAAAGTTCTACCCATATAATTTTCTTGGGACATATATCTTGGCACTTGACTCTCAacttcaaaattacatttttgatATGCACGGCAATGACttgtttttagagtttcaagGAGTTAATGAACTTGCTGAAAAGTTAGTGAACACAGGGAAGCATGAgacttatccattagtctattTGCTTGTGAAATTAGCTTTGACCCTTCCTATCGCTACTGCAACTGTAGAAAGAAATTTTTCaacaatgaaatatataaagaatgaactACGTAATCGAAGAGCATCTCATCTCTTACAAGAGCCTCCAACAACAATTACTAAATTACTAActacataa